One window of the Staphylococcus equorum genome contains the following:
- a CDS encoding phosphoadenylyl-sulfate reductase, translating into MSEEKITYEHFKIDAFNDLDISDETKGARQVIAWAYEMYGDSIVYACSFGAEGMVLIDLIHSVRKNAEIVFLDTDLHFQQTYDLIDRVKTRYPELNIKLKKPELTLDEQADQFNSALWKNDPNQCCYIRKIKPLEEVLSGATAWVSGLRREQSPSRQFTNYVNKDERFKSVKVCPLIHWTWDDVWHYIKKNDLHYNELHDFNFPSIGCIPCTSAVSTSGDSREGRWSNSNKTECGLHTTEKP; encoded by the coding sequence ATGTCAGAGGAAAAAATAACATATGAGCACTTTAAAATCGACGCTTTTAATGACTTAGATATTTCAGATGAAACTAAAGGTGCACGTCAGGTTATCGCATGGGCGTATGAAATGTATGGTGATTCAATTGTTTATGCATGTAGCTTTGGTGCAGAAGGTATGGTTTTGATTGATTTGATTCATAGTGTTAGAAAAAATGCTGAAATCGTATTTTTAGATACAGATCTTCATTTTCAACAAACCTATGATTTAATCGATAGAGTGAAAACACGTTATCCAGAACTAAATATCAAGCTTAAAAAACCAGAATTAACTCTAGATGAACAGGCTGACCAGTTCAATTCAGCACTTTGGAAGAATGATCCTAATCAATGTTGTTACATACGTAAAATTAAGCCACTGGAAGAAGTGTTATCAGGTGCTACAGCTTGGGTTTCAGGATTGCGTAGAGAGCAATCACCAAGTCGTCAATTTACAAATTATGTAAACAAAGATGAAAGATTTAAATCAGTAAAAGTGTGCCCACTTATTCATTGGACGTGGGATGATGTATGGCATTATATTAAAAAAAATGATTTACATTATAATGAACTACATGATTTTAATTTTCCGAGTATTGGCTGCATACCTTGTACATCAGCAGTTTCAACTTCTGGAGACTCAAGGGAAGGTAGATGGAGTAATTCTAACAAGACAGAATGTGGTCTTCATACGACTGAAAAACCATGA
- a CDS encoding globin domain-containing protein codes for MLTQEEIQTIKETVPLLKDKGQTITSIFYKRLFEQHPELKNVFNQTNQKRGLQSSALAMAVLAAAENIEDLSPIVPAIMPVVYKHCALQVKPEHYPIVGENLIWAIEEVTGLEDEDPIIQTWIKAYGEIADAFIGLEKEVYSNMAWDGFKPFEVTEITEETEIIKAFTIKSDDIDLSQFVPGQYITVDITSDKLPYQAKRHYSIVDGGKDFLTFGVRKDVTEAHEGEVSTILHDEVSVGDTLSLSAPVGGFTLANKENKQLFLGSGVGVTPLVSMYKEAVSSGLESTFLQSTSNAQNVAFENKLNNISDQSSLARFDTHFRDEDGFIEVAQLQQYVDNETEVYICGGDSFLKAMISELQTIGIAMDNIHFETFIPRLSFSA; via the coding sequence ATGTTAACTCAAGAAGAGATACAAACAATTAAAGAAACAGTGCCATTACTAAAAGATAAAGGACAAACGATTACATCAATTTTTTATAAGAGACTCTTTGAACAACATCCAGAATTAAAAAATGTATTTAATCAAACTAACCAAAAAAGAGGATTACAATCTTCAGCACTTGCAATGGCTGTATTAGCAGCAGCTGAAAATATCGAAGATTTGTCACCGATTGTTCCAGCGATTATGCCAGTTGTATACAAACACTGTGCATTACAAGTTAAACCCGAACATTATCCAATTGTTGGTGAAAATTTAATATGGGCGATTGAAGAAGTGACTGGTCTTGAAGATGAAGATCCAATTATCCAAACATGGATTAAAGCTTATGGAGAAATTGCTGATGCGTTTATCGGCTTAGAAAAAGAAGTTTATAGCAATATGGCTTGGGATGGCTTCAAACCATTTGAAGTTACTGAAATCACTGAAGAAACTGAGATTATTAAAGCATTTACAATTAAATCAGATGATATTGATTTAAGTCAATTTGTTCCTGGTCAATATATTACTGTAGATATTACGAGTGACAAACTACCTTACCAAGCTAAGAGACATTATTCTATTGTTGATGGTGGTAAAGACTTCTTAACATTTGGAGTTAGAAAAGATGTTACTGAAGCGCATGAAGGTGAAGTATCAACAATACTACACGATGAAGTGTCAGTTGGAGATACGTTGAGCTTATCTGCGCCAGTAGGCGGTTTTACTCTAGCGAATAAAGAAAATAAACAATTATTCTTAGGTTCAGGTGTGGGTGTTACACCACTTGTTTCTATGTATAAAGAAGCGGTTAGTTCAGGTTTAGAATCAACATTCTTACAATCAACGTCTAATGCGCAAAATGTCGCTTTTGAAAACAAATTAAACAATATTTCTGACCAGTCTTCACTTGCACGTTTTGACACACATTTCCGTGATGAAGACGGCTTTATTGAAGTAGCACAACTACAACAATATGTAGATAATGAAACAGAAGTTTATATTTGTGGTGGTGATTCATTCTTAAAAGCAATGATTTCTGAATTACAAACAATCGGTATAGCAATGGATAACATTCACTTTGAAACATTTATTCCAAGACTTAGTTTTTCAGCATAA